ATACAACTTGATCAATTTTCCTTAAATCTTCAAGCAGACCGGTAAGCAGTTGATCTTCATCCTTATCGGATATACGATTATGTCCCATTGTTTTTAAGCTCCTTTCGCAGCGCGCTAAGTCCATAGGAAACGCGGGATTTGACCGTTCCGGGAGAAACTTTCAATATATCTCCAATCTCGTCATAACTGTATCCGTAGTAATGCTTAAGCAAAATGGCAATTCGCTGCTCTGAAGGCAGCCTAGACAACAGCTCCAGTGCTTCCGACCATTCTTCATGAACATGTGAAAATTGCCATTGCAAGGAACGTGCCTCGCCTTCCTTCTTCAGCCATTGCCTTTCCGTCTTCCTGCGCCGGGTTCGGTCTATGAATAGACGCGTAGCAATCGTGATCAGCCAGGAGGAGAAGGATGAGCTGCCATCATAATACTCGAGCTTCTCTATACACCGCAGCATCGTATCCTGCGTTAAATCCTCAGCCAGCTTCGTGTCCATCGTGACTTTCACCAAATATTTAAATACGAAGGAATAGTGCTCATGAATGAGCGAAGCCAGGGCTGCATCATCCCCGTTTTGCGCCTCAATTATCCGTTCCTTCATCAGATCCATCCAAGCACCCCTTTTGTTTTACCGGTAAACATCTATATTACGATCTACTATTCGATTCCGTTCAATCCACAGAAAAATTATTTTATTCCTCTTAATCTCTTGATGGAGATACGCTACAACAATCAATATTGATTAAATAACTGCAAAATGTAGGAATTTCAAGTCAATTATATCCCACTCGATAATAACCAGACGAAAAAAAGACACGCTTCGGAATATCAGCCACCCTCGCTTCTATTCCAACATGTCCAGTTTGTCTTAACCATTATAATATTTCTACTGAGTCATCCCGTGCTCACTCTAAATTGAATCTAACGAATTGATCTCAATACCTGCTCCTCCGAAGCTCACAAAGCTTCTCATGCCAAGGTTGCCGAATTGTACCGGAACGGAGTACAAGCCGATCCCATAGGAGCAGCCGTTCTTTATCATGTATGTAATTGTTTGAATCTTCTGGACTTCGGCTCTCCCTCTTATGCTCCTGTGAATATGCCAAAGACTGACTCGCATCTATAATATGCGACAATCGGCTTTTCATTGATCTGCCTCCTTTTACCTCTCGAACGATCCGTTCAATGTATTTCAGAAGCTAAAAAAAACCGCTATAGATGTTGTTCAAAAAGTCCGCTTGTAATCATGAAGTAAAACCGACCTTTTTGAACACGCATAAAAAAACAAAAAAAAGAACGCAAACCGGGAATACTCCTCAGCTTGCGTGCTTCGCAAAAGTTACAAATATTTAATGACTATATTCTAGCAAGTGAATACACTTTTGTCCAGTATCTTTGTACTTTTTGTGTACAAATTTGTTGCAAATTTGCTGGTTGAGTCACTCATTACCCAGATTATGTCAAATATGGATTGTCTACGCGTTCATAACCGATCGTCGTCTTAGGTCCATGCCCCGGATAGACGATCACATCATCTGCAAATTGGAACAGCTTACCACGGATTGAATTATATAAATCGACTTCTCTACCACCAGGCAAATCAGTCCTTCCTACACCCATACGGAAGAGCACATCG
The window above is part of the Paenibacillus lutimineralis genome. Proteins encoded here:
- the sigY gene encoding RNA polymerase sigma factor SigY; protein product: MDLMKERIIEAQNGDDAALASLIHEHYSFVFKYLVKVTMDTKLAEDLTQDTMLRCIEKLEYYDGSSSFSSWLITIATRLFIDRTRRRKTERQWLKKEGEARSLQWQFSHVHEEWSEALELLSRLPSEQRIAILLKHYYGYSYDEIGDILKVSPGTVKSRVSYGLSALRKELKNNGT